A genomic region of Hypomesus transpacificus isolate Combined female chromosome 19, fHypTra1, whole genome shotgun sequence contains the following coding sequences:
- the ampd3a gene encoding AMP deaminase 3 isoform X4, with protein sequence MPRQFPKITLSEVDEEVRLLAEKVYASALKEEDTKDALSMFTVPDDCPISLHQAQERELLKELAEQQSEESTKRKKSLMMIRSQSMQIPVSAEWTRAVATPFLSPSSSTCSSLPESCPEYQRVTISGDYCAGITVEDYEQAAKSLLKALVIREKYSRLAYHRFCRTTAQFLRNAENEKWREEDEVRPDVCHCPREGEDPYSMENLPENLRYELKMKDGIVYVYDSAEALRENRPRSLPYPDLETFSIDLSHVLAMIVDGPTKTYCHRRLNFLGSKFYLHEMLNEMAELKELKSVPHRDFYNVRKVDTHIHAAACMSQKHLLNFIQTTYKTEAERVVLEKAGRKLTLRQVFHNLNMDPYDLTVDSLDVHAGRQTFHRFDKFNSKYNPVGASELREIYLKTDNLIHGEYFARIIKEVARDLEDSKYQHAEPRLSIYGRSQDEWDSLAKWFILHKVHSPNLQWIIQVPRIYDIFKSRKLVPNFAKMLENIFLPLFEATVNPRKHKELHVFLKYVTGFDSVDDESKHSDHMFSYKSPKPEQWTTDDNPPYSYYIFHMYANIMVLNNLRKERGLSTFQFRPHCGEAGSITHLVSAFLTSDNISHGLNLKKSPVLQYLYYLAQVPIAMSPLSNNSLFLEYSKNPLREFLHKGLCVSLSTDDPMQFHYTKEALMEEYAIAAQLWKLSTCDVCEIARNSVLQSGLSHQEKKHFLGASYLKDGPEGNDIRRTNVAQIRMAYRHETLCNELSFLVDAVKSEAVSMQPV encoded by the exons ATGCCGAGGCAGTTCCCCAAGATCACCTTGAGCGAGGTGGACGAGGAAGTGCGCCTGCTGGCTGAGAAGGTGTACGCCTCGGCCCTGAAGGAAGAGGACACCAAGGATGCCCTGTCCATGTTCACCGTGCCCGACGACTGCCCCATCAGCCTGCACCAGGCTCAGGAGAGGGAGCTGCTGAAGGAGCTGGCGGAGCAGCAGTCTGAGGAGAGCACCAAGAG GAAGAAGAGCTTGATGATGATTCGCTCCCAGTCCATGCAGATCCCCGTGAGTGCTGAGTGGACGCGGGCGGTGGcgacccccttcctctctccctcctcctccacctgctcctccctcccagagAGCTGCCCCGAGTACCAGAGGGTTACCATTAGTGGGGACTACTGTGCCGGG ATCACAGTGGAGGACTACGAGCAAGCAGCCAAGAGCTTGCTGAAAGCTCTGGTCATCAGGGAGAAGTACTCCAGGCTGGCCTATCACCGCTTCTGCCGAACCACCGCCCAGTTCCTCCGCAACGCCGAGAACGagaagtggagggaggaggatgaggtgcGGCCAG ATGTGTGCCACTGtcccagagagggtgaggaccCCTACAGCATGGAGAACCTCCCGGAAAACCTGCGCTAtgagctgaagatgaaggatgGGATCGTGTACGTGTACGATAGCGCTGAGGCCCTCCGTGAGAACAGGCCTCGCAGCCTGCCCTACCCAGACCTGGAGACCTTCTCCATCGACCTCAGCCACGTCCTGGCCATGATCGTTGATGGGCCCAC GAAGACCTATTGTCACAGACGGCTGAACTTCCTGGGATCAAAGTTCTACCTGCACGAGATGCTGAATGAGATGGCAGAGCTGAAGGAGCTAAAGAGCGTGCCACACAGAGATTTCTACAACGTCAGGAAG gtggacACTCACATTCACGCAGCGGCCTGCATGTCCCAAAAGCACCTGCTCAACTTCATCCAGACCACCTACAAGACGGAGGCGGAGCGGGTGGTGCTGGAGAAGGCAGGGAGGAAGCTCACCCTCCGACAGGTGTTCCACAACCTCAACATGGACCCGTACGACCTCACCGTGGACTCCCTGGACGTGCACGCT GGGAGACAAACGTTTCATCGGTTTGACAAGTTCAACTCCAAGTACAACCCAGTGGGGGCTAGCGAACTCAGGGAAATCTACCTGAAGACAGACAACCTCATCCACGGAGAGTACTTTGCACGCATCATCAAG GAAGTGGCTCGTGACCTGGAGGACAGCAAGTACCAGCACGCAGAGCCACGCCTGTCCATCTACGGACGCTCTCAGGACGAGTGGGACAGCCTGGCCAAGTGGTTCATCCTGCACAAAGTGCACTCGCCCAACCTGCAGTGGATCATCCAAGTGCCGAGGATCTA TGACATTTTCAAGTCCAGAAAGTTGGTCCCCAACTTTGCCAAGATGCTGGAGAACATATTCCTCCCTTTGTTCGAGGCTACGGTCAACCCGCGGAAACACAAAGAGCTCCACGTCTTTCTCAAATAT GTGACGGGCTTCGACAGCGTGGACGACGAGTCCAAGCACAGTGACCACATGTTCTCTTACAAGAGCCCCAAACCTGAGCAGTGGACCACGGACGACAACCCGCCCTACAGCTACTACATCTTCCACATGTACGCCAACATCATGGTGCTCAACAATCTCAGGAA agagcgaggtCTGAGCACGTTCCAGTTCCGTCCTCACTGTGGCGAGGCTGGTTCCATCACACACCTGGTCTCTGCCTTCCTCACATCAGACAACATCTCCCACGGACTCAACCTGAAGAAG AGTCCAGTGCTGCAGTACCTGTACTACCTGGCCCAGGTGCCCATCGCCATGTCTCCCCTCAGCAACAACAGCCTCTTCCTGGAGTACTCCAAGAACCCCCTCCGAGAGTTCCTGCACAAGGGcttgtgtgtctccctctccactgACGACCCCATGCAGTTCCACTACACCAAG GAGGCGCTGATGGAGGAGTATGCCATAGCAGCCCAGCTGTGGAAGCTGAGCacctgtgatgtgtgtgagatAGCCAGGAACAGCGTGCTGCAGAGTGGCCTGTCCCACCAG GAGAAGAAGCACTTCCTGGGTGCGAGCTACCTGAAGGACGGGCCTGAGGGGAATGACATCCGGCGGACCAACGTGGCTCAGATCCGCATGGCGTACCGCCACGAGACGCTGTGCAACGAACTCAGTTTCCTAGTGGACGCTGTGAAGTCTGAGGCTGTCAGCATGCAGCCAGTCTGA
- the ampd3a gene encoding AMP deaminase 3 isoform X1: protein MCASQPDLQSVCEDGNQSCSACSLWEKGRARTERERRTELKPLLISGRRDVDTAPGTDMPRQFPKITLSEVDEEVRLLAEKVYASALKEEDTKDALSMFTVPDDCPISLHQAQERELLKELAEQQSEESTKRKKSLMMIRSQSMQIPVSAEWTRAVATPFLSPSSSTCSSLPESCPEYQRVTISGDYCAGITVEDYEQAAKSLLKALVIREKYSRLAYHRFCRTTAQFLRNAENEKWREEDEVRPDVCHCPREGEDPYSMENLPENLRYELKMKDGIVYVYDSAEALRENRPRSLPYPDLETFSIDLSHVLAMIVDGPTKTYCHRRLNFLGSKFYLHEMLNEMAELKELKSVPHRDFYNVRKVDTHIHAAACMSQKHLLNFIQTTYKTEAERVVLEKAGRKLTLRQVFHNLNMDPYDLTVDSLDVHAGRQTFHRFDKFNSKYNPVGASELREIYLKTDNLIHGEYFARIIKEVARDLEDSKYQHAEPRLSIYGRSQDEWDSLAKWFILHKVHSPNLQWIIQVPRIYDIFKSRKLVPNFAKMLENIFLPLFEATVNPRKHKELHVFLKYVTGFDSVDDESKHSDHMFSYKSPKPEQWTTDDNPPYSYYIFHMYANIMVLNNLRKERGLSTFQFRPHCGEAGSITHLVSAFLTSDNISHGLNLKKSPVLQYLYYLAQVPIAMSPLSNNSLFLEYSKNPLREFLHKGLCVSLSTDDPMQFHYTKEALMEEYAIAAQLWKLSTCDVCEIARNSVLQSGLSHQEKKHFLGASYLKDGPEGNDIRRTNVAQIRMAYRHETLCNELSFLVDAVKSEAVSMQPV from the exons ATGTGTGCGTCACAGCCGGATCTCCAGTCAGTGTGCGAGGACGGTAATCAGAGCTGCAGTGCTTGTTCCCTCTGGGAGAAAGGGCGAgctaggacagagagagagagacgcacggAGCTGaaacctctcctcatctctgggCGCCGGGACGTCGACACAGCACCTGGAACAG ACATGCCGAGGCAGTTCCCCAAGATCACCTTGAGCGAGGTGGACGAGGAAGTGCGCCTGCTGGCTGAGAAGGTGTACGCCTCGGCCCTGAAGGAAGAGGACACCAAGGATGCCCTGTCCATGTTCACCGTGCCCGACGACTGCCCCATCAGCCTGCACCAGGCTCAGGAGAGGGAGCTGCTGAAGGAGCTGGCGGAGCAGCAGTCTGAGGAGAGCACCAAGAG GAAGAAGAGCTTGATGATGATTCGCTCCCAGTCCATGCAGATCCCCGTGAGTGCTGAGTGGACGCGGGCGGTGGcgacccccttcctctctccctcctcctccacctgctcctccctcccagagAGCTGCCCCGAGTACCAGAGGGTTACCATTAGTGGGGACTACTGTGCCGGG ATCACAGTGGAGGACTACGAGCAAGCAGCCAAGAGCTTGCTGAAAGCTCTGGTCATCAGGGAGAAGTACTCCAGGCTGGCCTATCACCGCTTCTGCCGAACCACCGCCCAGTTCCTCCGCAACGCCGAGAACGagaagtggagggaggaggatgaggtgcGGCCAG ATGTGTGCCACTGtcccagagagggtgaggaccCCTACAGCATGGAGAACCTCCCGGAAAACCTGCGCTAtgagctgaagatgaaggatgGGATCGTGTACGTGTACGATAGCGCTGAGGCCCTCCGTGAGAACAGGCCTCGCAGCCTGCCCTACCCAGACCTGGAGACCTTCTCCATCGACCTCAGCCACGTCCTGGCCATGATCGTTGATGGGCCCAC GAAGACCTATTGTCACAGACGGCTGAACTTCCTGGGATCAAAGTTCTACCTGCACGAGATGCTGAATGAGATGGCAGAGCTGAAGGAGCTAAAGAGCGTGCCACACAGAGATTTCTACAACGTCAGGAAG gtggacACTCACATTCACGCAGCGGCCTGCATGTCCCAAAAGCACCTGCTCAACTTCATCCAGACCACCTACAAGACGGAGGCGGAGCGGGTGGTGCTGGAGAAGGCAGGGAGGAAGCTCACCCTCCGACAGGTGTTCCACAACCTCAACATGGACCCGTACGACCTCACCGTGGACTCCCTGGACGTGCACGCT GGGAGACAAACGTTTCATCGGTTTGACAAGTTCAACTCCAAGTACAACCCAGTGGGGGCTAGCGAACTCAGGGAAATCTACCTGAAGACAGACAACCTCATCCACGGAGAGTACTTTGCACGCATCATCAAG GAAGTGGCTCGTGACCTGGAGGACAGCAAGTACCAGCACGCAGAGCCACGCCTGTCCATCTACGGACGCTCTCAGGACGAGTGGGACAGCCTGGCCAAGTGGTTCATCCTGCACAAAGTGCACTCGCCCAACCTGCAGTGGATCATCCAAGTGCCGAGGATCTA TGACATTTTCAAGTCCAGAAAGTTGGTCCCCAACTTTGCCAAGATGCTGGAGAACATATTCCTCCCTTTGTTCGAGGCTACGGTCAACCCGCGGAAACACAAAGAGCTCCACGTCTTTCTCAAATAT GTGACGGGCTTCGACAGCGTGGACGACGAGTCCAAGCACAGTGACCACATGTTCTCTTACAAGAGCCCCAAACCTGAGCAGTGGACCACGGACGACAACCCGCCCTACAGCTACTACATCTTCCACATGTACGCCAACATCATGGTGCTCAACAATCTCAGGAA agagcgaggtCTGAGCACGTTCCAGTTCCGTCCTCACTGTGGCGAGGCTGGTTCCATCACACACCTGGTCTCTGCCTTCCTCACATCAGACAACATCTCCCACGGACTCAACCTGAAGAAG AGTCCAGTGCTGCAGTACCTGTACTACCTGGCCCAGGTGCCCATCGCCATGTCTCCCCTCAGCAACAACAGCCTCTTCCTGGAGTACTCCAAGAACCCCCTCCGAGAGTTCCTGCACAAGGGcttgtgtgtctccctctccactgACGACCCCATGCAGTTCCACTACACCAAG GAGGCGCTGATGGAGGAGTATGCCATAGCAGCCCAGCTGTGGAAGCTGAGCacctgtgatgtgtgtgagatAGCCAGGAACAGCGTGCTGCAGAGTGGCCTGTCCCACCAG GAGAAGAAGCACTTCCTGGGTGCGAGCTACCTGAAGGACGGGCCTGAGGGGAATGACATCCGGCGGACCAACGTGGCTCAGATCCGCATGGCGTACCGCCACGAGACGCTGTGCAACGAACTCAGTTTCCTAGTGGACGCTGTGAAGTCTGAGGCTGTCAGCATGCAGCCAGTCTGA
- the ampd3a gene encoding AMP deaminase 3 isoform X3 — MAVSSPEDMPRQFPKITLSEVDEEVRLLAEKVYASALKEEDTKDALSMFTVPDDCPISLHQAQERELLKELAEQQSEESTKRKKSLMMIRSQSMQIPVSAEWTRAVATPFLSPSSSTCSSLPESCPEYQRVTISGDYCAGITVEDYEQAAKSLLKALVIREKYSRLAYHRFCRTTAQFLRNAENEKWREEDEVRPDVCHCPREGEDPYSMENLPENLRYELKMKDGIVYVYDSAEALRENRPRSLPYPDLETFSIDLSHVLAMIVDGPTKTYCHRRLNFLGSKFYLHEMLNEMAELKELKSVPHRDFYNVRKVDTHIHAAACMSQKHLLNFIQTTYKTEAERVVLEKAGRKLTLRQVFHNLNMDPYDLTVDSLDVHAGRQTFHRFDKFNSKYNPVGASELREIYLKTDNLIHGEYFARIIKEVARDLEDSKYQHAEPRLSIYGRSQDEWDSLAKWFILHKVHSPNLQWIIQVPRIYDIFKSRKLVPNFAKMLENIFLPLFEATVNPRKHKELHVFLKYVTGFDSVDDESKHSDHMFSYKSPKPEQWTTDDNPPYSYYIFHMYANIMVLNNLRKERGLSTFQFRPHCGEAGSITHLVSAFLTSDNISHGLNLKKSPVLQYLYYLAQVPIAMSPLSNNSLFLEYSKNPLREFLHKGLCVSLSTDDPMQFHYTKEALMEEYAIAAQLWKLSTCDVCEIARNSVLQSGLSHQEKKHFLGASYLKDGPEGNDIRRTNVAQIRMAYRHETLCNELSFLVDAVKSEAVSMQPV, encoded by the exons ATGGCTGTGAGCAGCCCCGAAG ACATGCCGAGGCAGTTCCCCAAGATCACCTTGAGCGAGGTGGACGAGGAAGTGCGCCTGCTGGCTGAGAAGGTGTACGCCTCGGCCCTGAAGGAAGAGGACACCAAGGATGCCCTGTCCATGTTCACCGTGCCCGACGACTGCCCCATCAGCCTGCACCAGGCTCAGGAGAGGGAGCTGCTGAAGGAGCTGGCGGAGCAGCAGTCTGAGGAGAGCACCAAGAG GAAGAAGAGCTTGATGATGATTCGCTCCCAGTCCATGCAGATCCCCGTGAGTGCTGAGTGGACGCGGGCGGTGGcgacccccttcctctctccctcctcctccacctgctcctccctcccagagAGCTGCCCCGAGTACCAGAGGGTTACCATTAGTGGGGACTACTGTGCCGGG ATCACAGTGGAGGACTACGAGCAAGCAGCCAAGAGCTTGCTGAAAGCTCTGGTCATCAGGGAGAAGTACTCCAGGCTGGCCTATCACCGCTTCTGCCGAACCACCGCCCAGTTCCTCCGCAACGCCGAGAACGagaagtggagggaggaggatgaggtgcGGCCAG ATGTGTGCCACTGtcccagagagggtgaggaccCCTACAGCATGGAGAACCTCCCGGAAAACCTGCGCTAtgagctgaagatgaaggatgGGATCGTGTACGTGTACGATAGCGCTGAGGCCCTCCGTGAGAACAGGCCTCGCAGCCTGCCCTACCCAGACCTGGAGACCTTCTCCATCGACCTCAGCCACGTCCTGGCCATGATCGTTGATGGGCCCAC GAAGACCTATTGTCACAGACGGCTGAACTTCCTGGGATCAAAGTTCTACCTGCACGAGATGCTGAATGAGATGGCAGAGCTGAAGGAGCTAAAGAGCGTGCCACACAGAGATTTCTACAACGTCAGGAAG gtggacACTCACATTCACGCAGCGGCCTGCATGTCCCAAAAGCACCTGCTCAACTTCATCCAGACCACCTACAAGACGGAGGCGGAGCGGGTGGTGCTGGAGAAGGCAGGGAGGAAGCTCACCCTCCGACAGGTGTTCCACAACCTCAACATGGACCCGTACGACCTCACCGTGGACTCCCTGGACGTGCACGCT GGGAGACAAACGTTTCATCGGTTTGACAAGTTCAACTCCAAGTACAACCCAGTGGGGGCTAGCGAACTCAGGGAAATCTACCTGAAGACAGACAACCTCATCCACGGAGAGTACTTTGCACGCATCATCAAG GAAGTGGCTCGTGACCTGGAGGACAGCAAGTACCAGCACGCAGAGCCACGCCTGTCCATCTACGGACGCTCTCAGGACGAGTGGGACAGCCTGGCCAAGTGGTTCATCCTGCACAAAGTGCACTCGCCCAACCTGCAGTGGATCATCCAAGTGCCGAGGATCTA TGACATTTTCAAGTCCAGAAAGTTGGTCCCCAACTTTGCCAAGATGCTGGAGAACATATTCCTCCCTTTGTTCGAGGCTACGGTCAACCCGCGGAAACACAAAGAGCTCCACGTCTTTCTCAAATAT GTGACGGGCTTCGACAGCGTGGACGACGAGTCCAAGCACAGTGACCACATGTTCTCTTACAAGAGCCCCAAACCTGAGCAGTGGACCACGGACGACAACCCGCCCTACAGCTACTACATCTTCCACATGTACGCCAACATCATGGTGCTCAACAATCTCAGGAA agagcgaggtCTGAGCACGTTCCAGTTCCGTCCTCACTGTGGCGAGGCTGGTTCCATCACACACCTGGTCTCTGCCTTCCTCACATCAGACAACATCTCCCACGGACTCAACCTGAAGAAG AGTCCAGTGCTGCAGTACCTGTACTACCTGGCCCAGGTGCCCATCGCCATGTCTCCCCTCAGCAACAACAGCCTCTTCCTGGAGTACTCCAAGAACCCCCTCCGAGAGTTCCTGCACAAGGGcttgtgtgtctccctctccactgACGACCCCATGCAGTTCCACTACACCAAG GAGGCGCTGATGGAGGAGTATGCCATAGCAGCCCAGCTGTGGAAGCTGAGCacctgtgatgtgtgtgagatAGCCAGGAACAGCGTGCTGCAGAGTGGCCTGTCCCACCAG GAGAAGAAGCACTTCCTGGGTGCGAGCTACCTGAAGGACGGGCCTGAGGGGAATGACATCCGGCGGACCAACGTGGCTCAGATCCGCATGGCGTACCGCCACGAGACGCTGTGCAACGAACTCAGTTTCCTAGTGGACGCTGTGAAGTCTGAGGCTGTCAGCATGCAGCCAGTCTGA
- the adma gene encoding adrenomedullin a → MIQGFQAGDKMKLIFQSFLCSCLLATVAHSVEFEMSPELKKRLSVWMQSRLRRDLNSVSERRAESGQFVRPEDFRDTLTPHSSTDFSVRTKRSKNSVNQYRRPGCSLGTCTVHDLAHRLHQLNNKLNIGSAPMDKISPQGYGRRRRSLPKRRATLRLEGGRLRPTWSSTSRAHKLEALLRRT, encoded by the exons ATGATTCAAGGATTTCAG GCAGGAGACAAAATGAAACTGATCTTTCAGTCCTTCCTCTGTAGCTGTCTGCTGGCCACAGTCGCGCACAGCGTGGAATTTGAAATGAGCCCCGAGTTGAAAAAAAG GTTAAGTGTGTGGATGCAGAGCAGATTGAGAAGGGATCTCAACAGCGTctctgagaggagagcagagtccGGGCAGTTTGTCAGACCGGAGGACTTCAGGGACACGCTGACTCCGCATTCCAG cactgACTTCAGCGTCAGAACCAAGCGGTCCAAGAACTCCGTCAACCAGTACAGGAGGCCAGGCTGTTCCCTGGGTACGTGCACGGTCCATGACTTGGCTCACCGCCTGCACCAGCTCAACAACAAGCTGAACATCGGCAGCGCCCCCATGGACAAGATCAGCCCCCAGGGCTACGGGCGCAGACGCCGCTCCCTGCCCAAGCGCAGGGCCACgttgaggctggagggaggcaggctgaggcccACATGGAGCAGCACCTCGCGGGCGCACAAGCTGGAGGCTCTCCTCCGACGGACCTGA
- the ampd3a gene encoding AMP deaminase 3 isoform X2, whose translation MSEEDNPQTKHKSSPCLGKDMPRQFPKITLSEVDEEVRLLAEKVYASALKEEDTKDALSMFTVPDDCPISLHQAQERELLKELAEQQSEESTKRKKSLMMIRSQSMQIPVSAEWTRAVATPFLSPSSSTCSSLPESCPEYQRVTISGDYCAGITVEDYEQAAKSLLKALVIREKYSRLAYHRFCRTTAQFLRNAENEKWREEDEVRPDVCHCPREGEDPYSMENLPENLRYELKMKDGIVYVYDSAEALRENRPRSLPYPDLETFSIDLSHVLAMIVDGPTKTYCHRRLNFLGSKFYLHEMLNEMAELKELKSVPHRDFYNVRKVDTHIHAAACMSQKHLLNFIQTTYKTEAERVVLEKAGRKLTLRQVFHNLNMDPYDLTVDSLDVHAGRQTFHRFDKFNSKYNPVGASELREIYLKTDNLIHGEYFARIIKEVARDLEDSKYQHAEPRLSIYGRSQDEWDSLAKWFILHKVHSPNLQWIIQVPRIYDIFKSRKLVPNFAKMLENIFLPLFEATVNPRKHKELHVFLKYVTGFDSVDDESKHSDHMFSYKSPKPEQWTTDDNPPYSYYIFHMYANIMVLNNLRKERGLSTFQFRPHCGEAGSITHLVSAFLTSDNISHGLNLKKSPVLQYLYYLAQVPIAMSPLSNNSLFLEYSKNPLREFLHKGLCVSLSTDDPMQFHYTKEALMEEYAIAAQLWKLSTCDVCEIARNSVLQSGLSHQEKKHFLGASYLKDGPEGNDIRRTNVAQIRMAYRHETLCNELSFLVDAVKSEAVSMQPV comes from the exons ATGAGTGAGGAAGACAACCCTCAAACAAAGCACAAGTCCAGTCCATGCCTGGGCAAGG ACATGCCGAGGCAGTTCCCCAAGATCACCTTGAGCGAGGTGGACGAGGAAGTGCGCCTGCTGGCTGAGAAGGTGTACGCCTCGGCCCTGAAGGAAGAGGACACCAAGGATGCCCTGTCCATGTTCACCGTGCCCGACGACTGCCCCATCAGCCTGCACCAGGCTCAGGAGAGGGAGCTGCTGAAGGAGCTGGCGGAGCAGCAGTCTGAGGAGAGCACCAAGAG GAAGAAGAGCTTGATGATGATTCGCTCCCAGTCCATGCAGATCCCCGTGAGTGCTGAGTGGACGCGGGCGGTGGcgacccccttcctctctccctcctcctccacctgctcctccctcccagagAGCTGCCCCGAGTACCAGAGGGTTACCATTAGTGGGGACTACTGTGCCGGG ATCACAGTGGAGGACTACGAGCAAGCAGCCAAGAGCTTGCTGAAAGCTCTGGTCATCAGGGAGAAGTACTCCAGGCTGGCCTATCACCGCTTCTGCCGAACCACCGCCCAGTTCCTCCGCAACGCCGAGAACGagaagtggagggaggaggatgaggtgcGGCCAG ATGTGTGCCACTGtcccagagagggtgaggaccCCTACAGCATGGAGAACCTCCCGGAAAACCTGCGCTAtgagctgaagatgaaggatgGGATCGTGTACGTGTACGATAGCGCTGAGGCCCTCCGTGAGAACAGGCCTCGCAGCCTGCCCTACCCAGACCTGGAGACCTTCTCCATCGACCTCAGCCACGTCCTGGCCATGATCGTTGATGGGCCCAC GAAGACCTATTGTCACAGACGGCTGAACTTCCTGGGATCAAAGTTCTACCTGCACGAGATGCTGAATGAGATGGCAGAGCTGAAGGAGCTAAAGAGCGTGCCACACAGAGATTTCTACAACGTCAGGAAG gtggacACTCACATTCACGCAGCGGCCTGCATGTCCCAAAAGCACCTGCTCAACTTCATCCAGACCACCTACAAGACGGAGGCGGAGCGGGTGGTGCTGGAGAAGGCAGGGAGGAAGCTCACCCTCCGACAGGTGTTCCACAACCTCAACATGGACCCGTACGACCTCACCGTGGACTCCCTGGACGTGCACGCT GGGAGACAAACGTTTCATCGGTTTGACAAGTTCAACTCCAAGTACAACCCAGTGGGGGCTAGCGAACTCAGGGAAATCTACCTGAAGACAGACAACCTCATCCACGGAGAGTACTTTGCACGCATCATCAAG GAAGTGGCTCGTGACCTGGAGGACAGCAAGTACCAGCACGCAGAGCCACGCCTGTCCATCTACGGACGCTCTCAGGACGAGTGGGACAGCCTGGCCAAGTGGTTCATCCTGCACAAAGTGCACTCGCCCAACCTGCAGTGGATCATCCAAGTGCCGAGGATCTA TGACATTTTCAAGTCCAGAAAGTTGGTCCCCAACTTTGCCAAGATGCTGGAGAACATATTCCTCCCTTTGTTCGAGGCTACGGTCAACCCGCGGAAACACAAAGAGCTCCACGTCTTTCTCAAATAT GTGACGGGCTTCGACAGCGTGGACGACGAGTCCAAGCACAGTGACCACATGTTCTCTTACAAGAGCCCCAAACCTGAGCAGTGGACCACGGACGACAACCCGCCCTACAGCTACTACATCTTCCACATGTACGCCAACATCATGGTGCTCAACAATCTCAGGAA agagcgaggtCTGAGCACGTTCCAGTTCCGTCCTCACTGTGGCGAGGCTGGTTCCATCACACACCTGGTCTCTGCCTTCCTCACATCAGACAACATCTCCCACGGACTCAACCTGAAGAAG AGTCCAGTGCTGCAGTACCTGTACTACCTGGCCCAGGTGCCCATCGCCATGTCTCCCCTCAGCAACAACAGCCTCTTCCTGGAGTACTCCAAGAACCCCCTCCGAGAGTTCCTGCACAAGGGcttgtgtgtctccctctccactgACGACCCCATGCAGTTCCACTACACCAAG GAGGCGCTGATGGAGGAGTATGCCATAGCAGCCCAGCTGTGGAAGCTGAGCacctgtgatgtgtgtgagatAGCCAGGAACAGCGTGCTGCAGAGTGGCCTGTCCCACCAG GAGAAGAAGCACTTCCTGGGTGCGAGCTACCTGAAGGACGGGCCTGAGGGGAATGACATCCGGCGGACCAACGTGGCTCAGATCCGCATGGCGTACCGCCACGAGACGCTGTGCAACGAACTCAGTTTCCTAGTGGACGCTGTGAAGTCTGAGGCTGTCAGCATGCAGCCAGTCTGA
- the lyve1a gene encoding lymphatic vessel endothelial hyaluronic acid receptor 1a, which yields MITMMKFWILFLLLIPALTISGLKTSRRSLKVFPHGHTVAGVFQVSYKTTRNQLEYAYNVSEARELCQVLGVTIASKAQVEEALSRGLETCRFGWIDEHFAVIPRVTASEICGKNQTGVVTWRAPVQKQFDVFCFNQTESQLEDATTDSPVAVSEPRERAPRPPLSGNGPSISAPRPPSVIRHPPSQSTPQSRPSTSPPLSPDNPAEEENELPQSVSAAGSGVGAIPKALMISSTFLLFLATAAVLWYFKIKRSWFLCWGAEQKTERVEAEEWTPTWKKDQPEGHREPEEDGCRGTAGDVSVNNNLDSKTDTDTVP from the exons ATGATCACTATGATGAAGTTCTGGATCTTGTTTCTGCTGCTGATTCCAGCTCTGACCATCTCCGGGCTCAAGACTAGTCGCAGAAGCTTAAAAG TTTttccacatggtcacacagtcgCAGGTGTGTTTCAAGTGAGCTACAAGACCACCCGGAACCAGCTGGAGTATGCCTACAACGTGTCGGAGGCCAGAGAGCTGTGCCAGGTGCTGGGGGTGACCATCGCCTCCAAGGCCCAGGTGGAGGAGGCCCTGAGTCGGGGTCTGGAGACATGCAG GTTTGGGTGGATCGATGAGCATTTTGCTGTAATCCCCCGTGTCACAGCCAGCGAAATTTGTGGAAAGAACCAGACAGGGGTTGTGACTTGGAGAGCTCCTGTCCAAAAACAATTTGATGTGTTCTGCTTCAACCAAACAG AGTCACAATTGGAGGATGCGACCACTGATAGCCCTGTGGCCGTGAGCGAGCCCAGGGAGCGAgcgcctcgtcctcctctctcagggAATGGACCCTCCATCTCAGCCCCACGCCCTCCGTCTGTCATCCGgcatcctccctcccagtccACTCCCCAGTCtcgcccctccacctctccccccctctctccagacaaCCCGGCGGAGGAAGAGAATGAGCTGCCTCAGTCCGTGAGCGCCGCTGGCTCTGGTGTCGGAG CCATTCCCAAAGCACTGATGATCAGCTCGACTTTTCTGCTTTTCCTGGCTACGGCTGCCGTCCTCTGGTACTTCAAAAT AAAGAGGAGCTGGTTCCTGTGCTGGGGAGCTGAGCAGAAGACGGAGAGAGTGGAGGCGGAGGAGTGGACCCCCACCTGGAAGAAGGACCAGCCGGAGGGCCACAGGGAGCCTGAGGAGGACGGCTGCAGAGGCACAGCCGGCGACGTTAGCGTCAACAACAACCTTGACTCCAAGacggacacagacacagtgcCTTGA